One window of the Trifolium pratense cultivar HEN17-A07 linkage group LG2, ARS_RC_1.1, whole genome shotgun sequence genome contains the following:
- the LOC123906148 gene encoding uncharacterized membrane protein YjcL-like: protein MAILKPPPVTVLFPSNPIKSRHVTPPHSLRSTFSNNLNSCPKLVLQSQTAITTSYPSKEPRLYRSIVAVRSQLRYPIISPDDHWGVWSAIFSIGAFGLWSEKTKIGSMVSAALVSTLVGLAASNVGILPHDAPAYSIVLEFLLPLTIPLLLFGANLHEVVRSTGTLLIAFLLGSVATVIGTLVAFLLVPMRSLGPDNWKIAAALMGSYIGGSVNYVAISEALGLSASVLAAGVAADNVICAVYFMVLFALASKIPAETTPPTTDNAMHMKSENEGNMPVFQTATAVATSFVICRAATYFTKQYGIQGGTLPGVTAIIVILATFLPKLISPLIPAGHTVALVLMQVFFVVVGASGSILNVIKTAPSIFIFALVQVTIHLLIVLGLGKLFKLDLKLLLLASNANIGGPTTACGMAKAKGWESLVVPGILTGIFGVSIATFLGIGFGVMVLKHL, encoded by the exons ATGGCTATCCTAAAACCACCACCTGTCACTGTTCTCTTTCCATCAAACCCAATAAAATCCCGCCACGTAACACCCCCACATTCTCTCCGCAGTACTTTCTCCAACAACCTCAATTCATGTCCCAAACTCGTGCTACAGTCTCAAACAGCAATAACAACCTCGTATCCGTCGAAGGAACCTCGTTTGTATCGAAGTATTGTTGCTGTGAGGTCACAGCTGAGATACCCTATCATATCTCCTGATGATCATTGGGGGGTTTGGTCTGCTATCTTCAGCATTGGTGCTTTTGGTTTATG GTCGGAGAAGACTAAAATCGGGAGCATGGTAAGTGCTGCATTGGTGAGCACATTAGTTGGACTTGCAGCAAGTAATGTTGGAATTCTTCCACATGATGCTCCAGCATATTCTATTGTCTTGGAGTTTCTGCTTCCCCTAACAATTCCACTGCTATTGTTTGGAGCAAATTTGCACGAAGTCGTTCGTTCAACCGGGACACTTCTCATAGCTTTCCTACTTGGGTCAG TTGCTACTGTAATTGGAACTCTAGTGGCATTTCTTTTAGTTCCTATGAGATCTCTTGGTCCTGACAACTGGAAAATTGCAGCAGCTCTAATGGGAAGTTATATTGGTGGAT CTGTTAATTATGTTGCCATTTCAGAGGCGCTTGGTTTGTCTGCATCAGTTTTAGCTGCAGGAGTGGCCGCAGATAATGTTATCTGCGCTGTTTATTTTATGGTGTTGTTTGCACTGGCTTCTAAAATACCTGCAGAGACCACACCACCAACCACAG ATAATGCAATGCATATGAAGTCGGAAAATGAGGGAAACATGCCAGTGTTTCAGACAGCTACTGCAGTAGCTACATCATTTGTAATATGTAGAGCTGCTACATATTTCACAAAACAATATGGTATACAAGGAGGAACTCTTCCAGGAGTAACTGCAATCATAGTCATTTTAGCTACTTTTCTACCTAAGCTGATTAGTCCTCTTATACCTGCTGGTCATACTGTTGCCTTGGTTTTGATGCAG GTATTTTTTGTGGTGGTTGGAGCTAGTGGAAGTATATTGAATGTGATCAAAACAGCCCCCAGTATATTCATATTTGCATTAGTTCAAGTAACTATTCATCTTCTTATTGTTCTTGGATTAGGCAAGTTATTTAAGCTTGATTTGAAGCTATTACTTTTAGCATCAAATGCTAATATTGGAGGCCCTACAACAGCTTGTGGAATGGCTAAGGCTAAAGGCTGGGAATCTTTAGTTGTTCCTGGAATTCTTACAGGTATTTTTGGTGTTTCAATTGCAACTTTTTTAGGTATTGGTTTTGGAGTAATGGTTCTAAAACATTTGTAG
- the LOC123906149 gene encoding probable RNA-binding protein 18 isoform X1: MDPNGSIDDKCDNRLYIGNLDLRITEAALLKMFNPYGKIVSEDFLWHTRGPKRGEPRGFAFVQYSTKEEAILAKEKMHGKLACGRPLVVRLASERYALETPSSSTKAVGEGHKLHLTGGGTGQTSRSAKIAAIKNKLKSLEEDNSRTKKQKQSDNIS; encoded by the exons ATG GATCCTAATGGTTCTATTGATGATAAGTGTGACAATAGACTCTACATTGGCAATCTTGATCTTAGAATTACCGA AGCTGCTCTACTCAAAATGTTTAATCCATATGGAAAGATAGTGTCCGAGGACTTCCTGTGGCACACTCGTGGCCCAAAACGCGGGGAACCACGTGGTTTTGCTTTTGTTCAGTATAGCACAAAAGAG GAAGCAATATTGGCCAAGGAGAAAATGCACGGGAAGCTAGCTTGCGGCCGGCCATTGGTTGTTCGCCTTGCAAGTGAGAGATATGCACTAGAAACACCCTCTAGCTCTACAAAAGCAGTTGGTGAAGGGCACAAGTTGCATCTCACTGGCGGTGGCACGGGACAGACGAGTCGTAGTGCGAAAATAGCTGCAATAAAGAACAAATTGAAGTCCTTAGAGGAAGATAACTCTAGGACCAAGAAGCAGAAGCAGAGTGACAATATATCTTGa
- the LOC123906149 gene encoding uncharacterized protein LOC123906149 isoform X2 produces MQEAILAKEKMHGKLACGRPLVVRLASERYALETPSSSTKAVGEGHKLHLTGGGTGQTSRSAKIAAIKNKLKSLEEDNSRTKKQKQSDNIS; encoded by the coding sequence ATGCAGGAAGCAATATTGGCCAAGGAGAAAATGCACGGGAAGCTAGCTTGCGGCCGGCCATTGGTTGTTCGCCTTGCAAGTGAGAGATATGCACTAGAAACACCCTCTAGCTCTACAAAAGCAGTTGGTGAAGGGCACAAGTTGCATCTCACTGGCGGTGGCACGGGACAGACGAGTCGTAGTGCGAAAATAGCTGCAATAAAGAACAAATTGAAGTCCTTAGAGGAAGATAACTCTAGGACCAAGAAGCAGAAGCAGAGTGACAATATATCTTGa
- the LOC123906150 gene encoding probable receptor-like protein kinase At5g24010: protein MDTKNLILHFIFLIFIPFSFSSFIPIDNYLLNCGSNTNSTLFNRLFIGDDDKTNKDSIFLSLDKSISLTNQNPSPNLPTLYQSARIFTKMGSYRFMLKQNGTFFVRFHFFTFKAQGFDLKDANFSVMVGGKLVMSNFNVNFKHSNDSTNDAIIKEFILKVESNLLEIVFRPVNDSGFGFGFVNGIEVFSAPEDFVVDYGTRFVGPFGVKEYKNLSYNVLETIHRINVGGMTLTPFNDTLWRTWIPDKDFLIFKEAAKTVVSTHTPDYQKGGATREIAPDSVYMTAQEMNRDNQSILASQFNITWNFTVASGGVRVRHLVRLHFCDIVSPALNLLYFDVYINGYSAYKDVDLSSLTFHMLGSPLYVDFVVDSDDSGVIQISVGPSDLSSSMRKNAILNGAEIMKLVNVNDSDSIVAPRKKRLVLVLVGSIFGGIVVLLLVVAVFVVCWRCRKKKPKLRSVESVGWTPLRVFGGSSLSRMSYPSPSSYGHFSLKIAFADIQLATNNFDESLIIGSGGFGMVYKGVLRDGVKVAVKRGMPGSRQGLPEFQSEITILSKIRHRHLVSLVGFCEENSEMILVYEYVEKGPLKDLLYGSEGLQPLSWKQRLEICIGAARGLHYLHTGFSQGIIHRDIKSTNILLDENYVAKVADFGLSRSGPCINETHVSTNVKGSFGYLDPEYFRRQQLTDKSDVYSFGVVLFEVLCVRPAVDPRLDREQVNLAEWALQWQRKGMLEHIIDPYLVGKIKVSSLKKFGETAEKCLAEDGVDRPSMGDVLWNLEYSLQLQERDQEVNVTYDDSIDNAELNVTSSIIPRNPPNSMRIEGDYDNNYSNVSATKFFSQLMTSDGR, encoded by the coding sequence atggATACTAAAAATCTGATTctacatttcatttttctcattttcattcCCTTTTCATTCTCTTCTTTCATTCCTATAGATAACTATCTTCTCAACTGTGGATCAAATACCaattctacccttttcaatAGGCTTTTCATTGGTGATGATGATAAAACCAACAAAGATTCAATTTTTCTCTCTTTAGACAAATCAATTTCCTTAACCAACCAAAACCCATCTCCAAATTTGCCTACTTTGTATCAATCTGCAAGAATTTTCACCAAAATGGGAAGTTACAGATTCATGTTGAAGCAAAATGGTACCTTCTTTGTTCGTTTTCATTTCTTTACTTTTAAGGCTCAAGGCTTTGATTTAAAAGATGCAAACTTTAGTGTCATGGTTGGTGGAAAATTGGTTATGAGTAATTTCAATGTCAATTTCAAGCATAGTAATGATAGTACTAATGATGCAATTATTAAAGAGTTTATTTTGAAAGTGGAGTCAAATTTACTTGAAATTGTGTTTAGACCTGTTAATGATtctggttttggttttggttttgttaatGGTATTGAAGTGTTTTCTGCTCCTGAAGATTTTGTTGTAGATTATGGTACTAGGTTTGTTGGTCCTTTTGGTGTTAAGGAATACAAGAACCTTTCTTACAATGTTTTAGAAACTATTCATAGGATTAATGTTGGAGGTATGACATTAACTCCTTTTAATGATACCCTTTGGAGGACTTGGATTCCTGATAaggattttctgatttttaagGAAGCAGCTAAGACTGTAGTGAGCACTCACACACCAGATTATCAGAAAGGAGGTGCGACTCGAGAGATCGCGCCTGATAGTGTTTATATGACAGCTCAGGAGATGAATAGGGATAATCAATCCATTTTAGCTTCACAATTTAACATAACATGGAACTTTACGGTAGCTTCTGGTGGTGTTAGAGTTCGACATTTGGTTCGGTTGCATTTCTGTGATATTGTTAGTCCTGCTCTTAATTTGCTTTACTTTGATGTGTATATCAATGGATATTCTGCATATAAGGATGTTGATTTGTCGTCTCTTACTTTCCATATGCTTGGATCTCCGCTTTATGtggattttgttgttgattctgATGATTCGGGTGTTATTCAAATAAGTGTTGGACCTTCTGATCTTAGTAGTTCAATGAGGAAGAATGCGATACTTAATGGCGCAGAGATAATGAAGCTTGTGAATGTTAATGATTCAGATTCAATTGTTGCTCCTAGGAAAAAAAGGTTGGTGTTGGTGTTGGTTGGTTCGATTTTTGGAGGAATTGTTGTTTTACTTTTAGTCGTAGCTGTTTTTGTAGTTTGTTGGAGATGCAGAAAGAAGAAACCGAAACTAAGGTCGGTTGAAAGTGTAGGATGGACGCCGTTACGCGTGTTTGGAGGAAGTTCGCTTAGTAGAATGTCTTATCCGTCTCCCAGTTCTTACGGACATTTCAGTTTGAAAATCGCTTTTGCTGATATACAATTAGCAACTAACAATTTCGATGAAAGTCTAATTATAGGATCTGGTGGATTCGGTATGGTTTACAAAGGAGTTCTAAGAGACGGTGTGAAGGTTGCTGTCAAGAGAGGCATGCCAGGATCAAGACAAGGCCTTCCAGAATTCCAAAGCGAAATAACAATTTTATCCAAAATTCGACATCGCCATCTTGTTTCGCTAGTTGGATTTTGCGAAGAAAATTCAGAAATGATACTTGTCTATGAGTATGTCGAGAAAGGTCCACTCAAAGATCTTTTGTATGGTTCAGAAGGACTTCAACCTTTGTCGTGGAAGCAGCGTCTCGAGATATGCATCGGTGCAGCTCGAGGTCTACACTATCTTCACACCGGTTTTTCTCAAGGAATCATCCACCGTGACATTAAATCTACCAACATTTTGCTCGATGAAAATTATGTTGCTAAGGTTGCTGATTTCGGTCTTTCAAGATCCGGACCTTGTATCAATGAAACTCATGTGAGTACTAATGTGAAAGGTAGTTTTGGTTATCTTGATCCGGAGTATTTTCGAAGACAACAACTTACGGATAAATCAGATGTTTATTCGTTTGGCGTTGTTCTTTTCGAGGTTCTTTGTGTTAGACCAGCTGTTGATCCACGACTCGATAGGGAACAAGTAAATTTAGCAGAATGGGCTCTTCAATGGCAAAGGAAAGGTATGTTAGAGCATATTATTGATCCTTATCTTGTCGGTAAGATCAAAGTAAGCTCATTGAAGAAATTTGGTGAAACCGCGGAAAAATGTTTGGCGGAAGACGGCGTTGATAGGCCGTCTATGGGTGATGTGTTATGGAATTTGGAATATTCACTTCAGCTTCAAGAACGTGATCAAGAAGTGAATGTCACATATGATGATAGCATTGATAATGCAGAATTGAATGTTACATCTTCCATAATTCCTAGGAATCCTCCTAACAGCATGAGAATAGAGGGAGATTATGATAACAATTACTCTAATGTAAGTgctaccaaatttttttcacaaCTAATGACTAGTGATGGTAGATAG
- the LOC123906151 gene encoding uncharacterized protein LOC123906151 has translation MTDVILHIYDVTNSGSEKANNTILQINKIFKDGIGLGGIFHSAVQIYGDDEWSFGYCEQGTGVFSCPSGQNPMYTFRESIVLGKTDFSIFKVNQIIRELSREWPGNSYDLLAKNCNHFCDEFCERLAVPKLPGWVNRFANAGDTAMEVAGNTALRFRQAKTEIVTASKVAYRFLLGVTNNVTNNITNNATNSVKPGPDSPNISNNEVSSPRFQASWLKNLITNGAKPSTSSEAENQNGAVPVQPTREEDDKTLLQHNSSSHYDS, from the exons atgacgGATGTGATACTGCATATATATGATGTGACGAATAGTGGATCCGAAAAGGCTAATAATACCATTCTTCAGATCAATAAGATCTTTAAGGATGGTATTGGTCTTGGTGGCATTTTTCATAGTGCTGTTCAG ATTTATGGAGATGACGAATGGTCATTTGGATACTGTGAGCAAGGTACTGGAGTTTTTAGTTGCCCTTCTGGACAGAATCCGATGTATACCTTTCGTGAATCCATTGTTCTAGGGAAAACAGACTTTTCCATTTTCAAGGTAAATCAAATAATAAGAGAACTCAGTAGAGAATGGCCTGGAAATTCATATGATCTGTTGGCCAAAAACTGCAACCACTTCTGTGATGAATTCTGTGAAAGGCTCGCTGTACCGAAACTTCCAG GTTGGGTTAATAGGTTTGCGAATGCTGGTGATACTGCCATGGAAGTTGCTGGGAACACAGCATTACGG TTCCGGCAAGCGAAAACAGAGATTGTAACAGCGAGCAAAGTAGCATACAGGTTCTTATTGGGTGTTACAAACAATGTTACTAACAACATTACTAACAACGCTACAAACAGTGTTAAACCAGGACCTGATTCCCCCAACATATCAAACAATGAAGTGTCCTCCCCTAGATTTCAAGCTTCTTGGTTGAAAAATTTGATTACTAATGGGGCAAAACCATCCACTAGTTCAGAAGCTGAGAATCAAAATGGAGCTGTTCCTGTACAACcaacaagagaagaagatgataAGACTCTGCTACAGCATAATTCATCTTCACATTATGATAGTTGA
- the LOC123906152 gene encoding putative septum site-determining protein minD homolog, chloroplastic produces MLSLYNLPGTTNLKLQFPSTTHLRHSTTFPKKNLTQTPSKSHITKSLLQWNRKPQLAGETPRVVVVTSGKGGVGKTTTTANIGLSLARLGFSVVAIDADVGLRNLDLLLGLENRVNYTVVEVLNGDCRLDQALVRDKRWSNFELLCISKPRSKLPIGFGGKALTWLVEALKARGDGTGGTGNGNGSGSGSNSSVCPDFILIDCPAGIDAGFITAITPANEAVLITTPDITALRDADRVTGLLECDGIRDIKMIVNRVRTDMIKGEDMMSVLDVQEMLGLPLLGVIPEDSEVIRSTNRGYPLVLNKPPTLAGLAFEQAAWRLVEQDSMQAVMVEEEPKRGFFSFFGG; encoded by the coding sequence ATGCTATCTCTCTACAACCTCCCGGGCACAACCAATCTCAAACTTCAATTCCCCTCAACAACCCATCTCCGCCACTCCACCACCTTCCCCAAAAAAAACCTAACCCAAACCCCCTCAAAATCCCACATTACAAAATCCCTCCTTCAATGGAACCGCAAACCCCAACTCGCCGGAGAAACACCACGTGTAGTCGTAGTAACATCCGGAAAAGGCGGAGTTGgtaaaacaacaacaaccgcAAACATCGGCCTTTCATTAGCCCGTTTAGGGTTTTCAGTTGTTGCAATTGACGCTGACGTTGGATTACGTAATCTAGATCTTTTATTAGGTCTTGAGAATCGAGTCAATTATACTGTCGTTGAAGTTCTCAACGGCGATTGTCGACTCGATCAAGCTTTGGTTAGAGATAAACGTTGGTCTAATTTTGAATTACTTTGTATTTCTAAACCTAGATCTAAATTACCTATTGGATTTGGTGGAAAAGCTTTAACTTGGTTAGTTGAAGCTTTAAAAGCCCGAGGAGACGGAACTGGTGGAACCGGAAATGGAAATGGTTCTGGCTCTGGTTCCAACAGTTCTGTCTGCCCGGACTTTATCCTGATCGATTGCCCTGCGGGAATTGATGCGGGGTTTATAACGGCTATAACACCGGCTAATGAGGCGGTTTTAATTACTACGCCGGATATAACTGCTCTTAGGGATGCTGATAGAGTAACTGGGTTATTGGAATGTGATGGGATTAGGGATATTAAGATGATAGTGAATAGGGTTAGGACTGATATGATTAAAGGCGAAGATATGATGTCGGTTTTGGATGTTCAAGAAATGTTGGGTTTGCCTTTACTTGGTGTTATACCTGAGGATAGTGAGGTTATAAGGAGTACTAATAGAGGGTATCCTCTTGTTTTGAATAAGCCCCCTACTTTGGCTGGTTTGGCTTTTGAACAAGCTGCTTGGAGACTTGTGGAACAGGATAGTATGCAAGCTGTTATGGTTGAGGAAGAGCCTAAAAGAggttttttctcattttttggTGGATAA